In one window of Nothobranchius furzeri strain GRZ-AD chromosome 11, NfurGRZ-RIMD1, whole genome shotgun sequence DNA:
- the LOC107383442 gene encoding integrin beta-1, whose translation MNLQLVFIAALSAVLCVSRAQHDVSICTAANAQSCGECIQVSETCGWCSDEKFLQVGESKSARCDDLKSLKERKCDEVKIENPRGEVTILKNKPVTVRVGNVKPKLNEITQIQPQKLSLKLRSGEPQTFKLKFKRAEDYPIDLYYLMDLSFSMKDDLENVKNLGTDLMKEMKKITSDFRIGFGSFVEKTVMPYISTTPAKLLNPCSGNQNCTSPFSYKNVLNLTDDGDKFNNLVSQQQISGNLDSPEGGFDAIMQVAVCEEQIGWRNVTRLLVFSTDAGFHFAGDGKLGGIVLPNDGKCHLENNFYTMSHYYDYPSIAHLVQKLGDHNIQTIFAVTEEFQPVYKELKNLIPKSAVGTLSSNSSNVIKLIIDAYNSLSSEVILENTKLPEGVFLSYKSFCKNNVVGTGDNGRKCSNISIGDEVEFEISVTSQKCPSNGKPETINIKLPGFSEFVEVVLNFICDCDCAATGVPNSPECNKGSGTLECGACKCNEGQIGQFCECSQDEVQTNDMDANCRKDNGTDICSNNGECVCGTCICKKRENPAEVYSGKYCDCDNFNCDRSNNKLCGGHGRCECRKCICDANYTGNACECSMDSSTCLAKNGQECNGRGKCECGVCKCSDSKFQGPTCELCPTCPGVCTEHKDCVQCLAFKTGEKKDTCQQECTKYKLEKVTERERLPQPTDEPIPRAICKERDENDCWFYFTLAVQEDDTKQVHVLEKPECPAGPDIIPIVAGVVAGIVMIGLALLLIWKLLMIIHDRREFAKFEKEKMNAIWDTGENPIYKSAVTTVVNPKYEGK comes from the exons ATGAATCTACAGCTTGTTTTTATAGCGGCTCTATCAGCGGTCCTGTGTGTCAGCCGGGCTCAGCACg ATGTGAGCATTTGCACCGCGGCCAACGCGCAGTCATGTGGGGAGTGTATCCAAGTCTCAGAGACGTGTGGATGGTGTTCCGATGAA AAGTTCCTCCAAGTGGGCGAGTCCAAGTCTGCTCGCTGCGATGATTTGAAGAGCCTGAAGGAAAGGAAATGTGACGAGGTGAAGATTGAGAACCCCCGTGGTGAGGTCACAATCCTCAAGAACAAACCGGTTACCGTTCGCGTGGGCAACGTCAAACCCAAGCTCAATGAGATCACTCAGATCCAACCTCAGAAACTCTCCCTGAAGCTCCGATCTG GTGAGCCGCAGACCTTTAAGCTGAAATTTAAGCGAGCGGAGGACTATCCCATCGATCTTTACTACCTGATGGACCTCTCCTTCTCCATGAAAGATGATTTGGAAAACGTCAAGAACCTTGGCACTGACCTGATGAAGGAAATGAAGAAAATCACGTCAGACTTCCGAATCG GTTTCGGCTCCTTTGTCGAGAAGACGGTGATGCCTTACATCAGCACCACGCCAGCCAAGCTGCTCAACCCCTGCTCGGGGAACCAGAACTGCACTAGCCCCTTCAGCTACAAGAACGTCCTGAACCTGACAGACGACGGAGACAAGTTCAACAATCTGGTCAGCCAGCAGCAGATCTCCGGGAATCTGGATTCTCCAGAGGGGGGGTTCGACGCCATCATGCAGGTGGCGGTGTGCGAG GAACAAATCGGCTGGAGGAACGTGACTCGTCTGCTCGTGTTTTCCACTGATGCTGGTTTCCACTTTGCTGGGGACGGCAAACTGGGAGGCATCGTGCTGCCCAACGATGGGAAGTGCCATCTGGAGAACAACTTTTACACCATGAGCCACTATTAT GATTATCCTTCCATCGCTCATCTGGTTCAGAAACTGGGCGATCACAACATCCAGACCATCTTTGCTGTGACCGAGGAGTTCCAGCCCGTTTACAAG GAGCTCAAGAATCTTATTCCCAAGTCAGCTGTTGGCACTttgtcgtccaactccagcaacgtgATCAAACTGATTATTGATGCCTACAAT TCTCTGTCGTCGGAGGTCATTCTGGAGAACACCAAGCTGCCAGAAGGAGTTTTTCTGTCCTATAAATCCTTCTGTAAGAACAATGTGGTGGGAACGGGCGACAACGGCAGgaagtgctccaacatctccATCGGAGACGAG GTCGAGTTTGAAATTTCCGTTACATCCCAGAAGTGTCCATCAAACGGGAAACCTGAAACCATCAACATAAAACTTCCGGGATTCAGTGAGTTTGTGGAGGTGGTTCTGAATTTtatctgcgactgtgactgtgcggcGACGGGAGTGCCCAACAGTCCTGAATGCAACAAGGGCAGCGGGACCTTGGAGTGTGGAGCCTGCAA GTGCAACGAGGGACAAATCGGTCAGTTCTGTGAATGCAGCCAAGATGAAGTACAGACCAACGACATGGACGCAAACTGTCGAAAAGACAACGGCACAGACATCTGCAGCAACAACGGGGAATGCGTCTGTGGTACCTGCATCTGCAAGAAGCGTGAAAACCCTGCAGAGGTTTACAGCGGAAAGTACTGTGATTGTGACAACTTCAACTGTGACCGCTCCAACAACAAGCTCTGTGGAG GACATGGTCGCTGCGAGTGCAGGAAGTGCATCTGTGATGCCAACTACACGGGCAACGCTTGTGAGTGCTCCATGGACAGCTCCACCTGCCTCGCTAAGAACGGGCAGGAATGTAACGGCCGGGGAAAATGTGAGTGTGGAGTCTGCAAATGCTCAGACTCAAAGTTTCAAGGGCCGACCTGCGAACTCTGCCCCACCTGTCCAGGTGTTTGCACTGAGCACAA GGATTGTGTTCAGTGTTTAGCCTTCAAGACCGGTGAGAAGAAGGACACGTGTCAGCAAGAATGCACAAAGTACAAGCTGGAAAAAGTGACTGAACGGGAACGCCTGCCCCAGCCCACCGATGAGCCCATCCCTCGAGCCATCTGCAAGGAGCGAGACGAAAACGACTGCTGGTTCTATTTCACCCTGGCAGTCCAGGAGGATGATACGAAGCAGGTCCATGTGCTGGAGAAGCCGG AGTGCCCGGCGGGACCTGACATCATCCCCATCGTGGCCGGAGTCGTAGCGGGAATTGTGATGATCGGACTCGCCCTGCTGCTCATCTGGAAGCTGCTCATGATCATCCACGACCGCAGAGAATTCGCCAAGTTTGAGAAGGAGAAGATGAACGCCATCTGGGACACG